The region tagcatcaatgccgcaatGTCCATATACCAAGTGAAAACGCACTTCTTTAACATGTGGTGGAGTGAAAAATCAGGGAACGGCTCAGAAGAGCGTACCTCAAGCATTCGAGCgcagtcaggacagaaaggctaTCAGCAAGTATAATGACCTCATTAACATAACAAGGAACCCTTTGCGAGGCCGGCCAACTGAAACGCTAGAAATTCGCCAACGAATGTAGGCGCataatcaggggcccgaaatgaataactccaaTCAAGAGGCTATTCTTGTAGAGTGAAGACATGCAgaacctctttctctttttctccttCGCACTTGAAGCCAAAGTCACGCATCGTATGTTACGAGCAGTTGAAGGTGCACAAAGTTCATTGTATTTGAAAATAGGGACCAGAAGGCTTAATGAGGGCAACGACAGGAAGTGTCCTGCAGTTCAATTCGTGCTCACCATTTCCGGGATGCTCTGGAGCTGTCCAGCGCGACTTCCGTTCTGTCTGCTTCTTGGATACACAGGACTGGTTTCAGAACGAATGAGACAGGGACGAGAATTTGTCCTTAGCTTCATTGTTTCGAAGGCGAGCTGGTTGGCAGCTCAGTTGCCACTTTCCAAAAGAGGTCCCCTGTGACGTCACTGGGGTCCTCCGTTCACCAATTCTGATAGGGATAGGGAAAGCTTGTGATAGTGACGATAGTTCGCGGTAGTGACAGTTGgtatagcgatgatgatgatagtccTGATGATagtaatgatgatgatagcgatagCAAAAAACGTCTTGGGTTCGAAACCCGCAGAAGGTCGTGAGTTCAAATTCAGCAAAAGTCGTAGGTTCGAATTTCACGAAGTTCGTgttaaatgaaaaagaaagggagaaagagcgGAAAGGAAAATGCTCCCGCATTTCCGCTCTTTAGCAGGCTTAAGtgaaatcctgtaattttttcagTCCTGATTATCGTGCATGAATTATTATCAGTGAATTTTCGCATGACTGACTTTTCGTGAACTTGTCGTTATTATCCTTCCTTGGATGACGCCACTGTGTGTAACAATTATCATTTTGGTCATGTTCGAGACGAGAAACATTTCTTGTATTGGGCCAGCTGACAATTAAGATTGAAGGGCGACTCCGGGTCTCTTTTTTAATAATTTGTGTTGGCAGTCACACCACATTCCTTGGAGTTCCCTCTCTAGTTTTTCAAAATACCCAGTAGAAGTATTTGGAAAGAGGAAAAAAGCAGgaaacagaaaccgaaactagTTTTTGACCAAAGATGATGTCATGACAGACCGCCTATGACGTCATGGACACTGTCACAAGACCTACCATGTGCGCTTTGATTGGGTAAACTTGGCGAGTGTGACTGACAACTTAGGTCATTATTGATTTGACTCGACCAAAAGCAAGCTTTAAAATTTGTCCTTCAACAAACACAGAGCAAATATTGTGCCTTATAGCAAGTGTTAAAAATTATATAAATGAACGTGCAAACTGTGACGTCACACAAGCAAGGCTGCCTGTAGAAACTTTTACAATTAAGGCCACGAAATGGAAAATTGTAAAATTCATATGCGCTGCAACGAAACGCCGCCCTGCTGCGAAATTTGGAACAAAGGACCAGAAAACTGCGGTAAAATTCGAACTTGCAGTAAAATCCGAATAAACAGGAAAAACTCTACAGTTGCCCTTTAATGAAGTCGAGAACATGATGGAATCTCCTCTGACTGGGGCGATACACAGGAAAAAGCACTGACGCCAACCAGAGGATTTATCTTAGCTATGGAAATACAAAAGACTAGTTTTTAGCTATATCTCAAATAGTGCCACTGTCCCTATGATTGGGCTGTTATTTAAAAAATGCCCCTAGGCGTTAAAGTGACCTAAATAGCGTTGCGTGCACTTCAGGCGCTTTGTGATGAATTCGAATATTTTAGTCACCGTATGAAGCTAGGTCGGTGTGAATGTGGATTGTTGGAGACCATTTTCGCCAGACAACACTGCTGGATGCCAGTGCTCAATGTGCGCTTTACATGGCCTTATCTGCCATACCTTGATGAGTACAGCGTGCAGGTATGGGCGTAAAGAGATAGGTAGTAAAGTGTACTGATTAATCTTTGCCTTCCTACCTATAGTCCCCACGCCGCCTGCCGCGGAATCATTAGCACTGTGTCTGTGcacgtactttttttttctgcccttgtTCTTTTGCGCAACGTTTTCCATGTTCTAAattgaaccaacacgcccaaatatcTACTCTGGTAAAGATTGTCACGCTCCTGTGGGCCTTTTTATCTGATAAACCTGTTCTTTTGGACTGTTGCGAGCAGGTGCACAGGCCGCGCTGCCATTTTCACTGTGTTTGCGCCAGGGCGCTCAATAGTCCAGCGAACAGTATGGCGAAGCCCAGGAAACGCTTATTGAAAAAATCTGTGCGTCGGCCTTTATGTAGTCTGCTCATGCCTGGTGGTTATGTTTGGCCCATGCATCAAGCGATAGTCCTTTCTACCATTCATCTTTGCGCCACAAGGTAAACCAGGTAACAGTTGCGCAATAAAAAGAAATACTTCGTAATTTATGGCTACGCATACTAGCTCTGTCGGCTTTTTAATGCGTTGTACTTTTTATATCGGGCATGAAATGCTGTCCGGCTATGCCACGACCTGCGCGATAAGCGGGAGAAAGAAGACGACGATTAGTGCAGCACGGTTGATGGTTTCAAGGGCACTGCACCCCGGTCAAACCCcgaccgtgggtatgtgccgttaAGCCTGATGACAACATCACCATcgccacgaccaccaccaccacaatcgtcatcatcatcatcacagcaGGAGCAAATACTATTACTAGACCGTCAAAACACCAGGGAAAGAAGTAGAAGAAGCTACAAGCCATAAGACCTGAGGCGAAGAAGAGGCCATGGGCAGGGACGAATTCGACTCGGATGAGTCCTTCTCGTCCTCTTCGTCAGCGAAGGCTAGTGTCAGCGACCAGGACAAGACTGGCTTGCAAGCAAGCTCTCCTTTCGCAGCATTACTGGCCGCTGTCCTTCTGGTCTGCCTGGTAGTTGCCCTTGTCAACTTGTCCAACGTGACTCGGGACAACGAGCGGGCTGCTGGCACCCCCAAGGGCAGGCCTTGCTACACTGCCGGCTGCCGACGTCTGGCGCACTTCCTACAATCCTATATCAACCGGTCCATCGACCCCTGTGACGACTTCTACGGGTACGTCTGTTCGAAGTCCGCATACACCAACACTTTCAAGAAGGTCAAGAATACGACAATGGATAGCTTAGTATCGCTGCTGCATACATCCACAGTGCCCGAGCAAGGACAGTCGGCAATGCAGAAGATGGTGGCACTGTTTCGCGCCTGCGTTTCACTCGCAAGGGAGAACAGGTCGGAAGGTGGGGACCTGCGCGAGTTCCTGGTATCCCTACGGTTGAACCCAACATCCCGCGGCCGAAGTGCAGGTGACCCCCGCGAGGACCCTCTCGACGTTATGCTGAAACTCTCAGTGGAATACGGCCTGCACCTCTTCTTGGAGTTCAGCACAACGGGAAACGCCACTCTGTCTCGCTACCATAAACTGGCCATAAGTGAGGATTATAAGGAGTGGTGCAAAAAGCGCGCAAATTTGACCGATACAAACAGCCTTACGGTCTACGTCACAGAGTACGTCAGTGTACTGGCTCCACCATGGAGTCACCAAGACGTCCTCAGCTTCAGCCACGAATTAATTTCACTAGAAAACGACGTGATTGTCTTCTTAGCACAAGCGGAACAGTCCTTGGAGCAAGCTGGCCAACCAAAATCGCTGGCCACGAAAATCCGCTCGCTCGGCAAATTCACAAGAAACGCGGTAAGCTCGGAGCGTTGGATATCAGCCATACAGCGATGGAGCGAAGAGAAATCTATGCCAGAAGACACAATACTAACGGAGCACCTGGCGCTGTGGCTCTCGTGGCACCTACTGGGGCAGGGCCGCTGGCCCACCACCCGGCGGCTCATGGTCTGGGGGCTACTGCGCAAGCTGGCACCGTACGCGAGCGCTCGACACTTACCTCGCGGAGGCCACGAGCTGGACAGCTACTGCGTGAAACGCGTTGCGCACTATGCCGAGCTGGCTATCATGGCCGTGCACCTGTACCGCACGGTGACCCCTTCAGTGCTGGGAGACGCCGAACGCATGGCCAAATCGCTTCGCACTGCCTTCGCCAACGAGCTGCAAGCTTCGGACTGGCTTCGCGGAGAGCCTCGGAAGACGGCATTGCGCAAAATAGCCGCAATGCGAATGATCATTGGGTTTCCTAAGGGCCTGTCACGGACGGAACAGTTGGACGAGTACTACGCCCAGCTGCCGGACCTCTCGAGCCGACAATTCCTGTGGTCGTGGCTGGAACTGATGCGCTTCCAGCAGCTAAAGAGGCGCTCCTCGTCGGTCGTCGAAGCGGACGCGTTGCGGGTGGGCAAGGTGAACGCCTACTATTCCTATGGGAACAGGGTCTGGATGTCAGCCGGCCTGATACAAGCGCCCATATACTTCAATCACGCGCCGGACGCGTACAACTTCGGCTCCCTGGGACAGGCCATAGGACACGAGATCATGCACGCGTACGACGTGGGCGGCCGCAACGTGGACGACGAGGGACGTCGCCGCGACTGGTGGAGCAACGAGACCAACTTCCGGTACCAGGAGAACGCGCTGTGCATCCGCCACAGCCACGAGCAGGTCCTCAAGCAGCGCACCTGGCTGCTCAGAGGCGAGCTGGACTCGGAGAACCTGGCCGACTTCGCGGGAGCTAGTGCCGCGATTCGGGCTTACAGCGCGCTGCCGCCCGGCAGGCGCCTCCTCACGGTGCCCGGCTTTCGGCCAGACCAGTTGTTTTTTGTGGCTCAGTGCGTCAAGTGGTGCGCTCCGCTGGATTCTTACCGCCCCGGCTCGTGGCACGGGCGTGCCCGGTCTCGCTGCATTGTGCCCCTTATGCACATGCGCCGATTTTCCAAGGCCTTCCGATGCGCCAAGGGCGCCTACATGAATCCGAAAAAGAAGTGTCGCTTCTGGTGACTCTTGGCGGCCGGTCTCCCTATAGCTGCTGTCGATAGAATGCGTTTGTACTCTTCGGACCATATCGTTCGTGATTCGTTGACGCCATCCAGCGGCGATATCTGCTTGAGACAAATTGGTTAAAGATAAATACTGCGCGATATTAGGAGGAAAAAGCGCTAAATAAAGCGCAACACTTGATTGCACAATCATTCCCTGGGGTAATTATTGTGATCTTAAATTGTAGGCATGGGCGACGGTAAATGTTAATAGGAACTCTGTCTTCGCTTTCTTTgtgagaaaggaaaagaaagaaaaagtgcgaGCTAACGTGTCGAAGCTGCATGTTGTTACGGTGTGAGGAAACCACCTCTTTCCCCCCCAGGCAGCACTGTGCATCCCTCGCATCGAATATCGACCGCAATGGCGAAACACAGTAGCATCCGCTTTACAGTGGAAGCAACAGCACATACCCTTTCGGTTGGGGATTGGCCAGAATTTGGTGCAGACCCAAGCAGAAAAATTCTCCATAGCTGCTTGAGGCACGTTCGCcgaaaccatgtcgtcgtgacaGTGCCTGGTCGTGGCCACGTGTGTAAGCTTGAGTCACACGTATACCCTACACGCCTACCCTCGCGCCAGTATCATTTCATCTCACAAACCTCTACCCAGGGTTTGGCACTAAACACTCGTGACTGGCATCAGCCTTTCGCGCCAACCCAGCTGTCGCTGAAATATGCTTTACTACAAGGGCAAACGTCCCATaaatttttacagcgatagctgtaatGTAGTCGTGCCTGGGACTCGCGTCGGTGTAGTTTaa is a window of Amblyomma americanum isolate KBUSLIRL-KWMA chromosome 4, ASM5285725v1, whole genome shotgun sequence DNA encoding:
- the LOC144129992 gene encoding neprilysin-1-like; amino-acid sequence: MGRDEFDSDESFSSSSSAKASVSDQDKTGLQASSPFAALLAAVLLVCLVVALVNLSNVTRDNERAAGTPKGRPCYTAGCRRLAHFLQSYINRSIDPCDDFYGYVCSKSAYTNTFKKVKNTTMDSLVSLLHTSTVPEQGQSAMQKMVALFRACVSLARENRSEGGDLREFLVSLRLNPTSRGRSAGDPREDPLDVMLKLSVEYGLHLFLEFSTTGNATLSRYHKLAISEDYKEWCKKRANLTDTNSLTVYVTEYVSVLAPPWSHQDVLSFSHELISLENDVIVFLAQAEQSLEQAGQPKSLATKIRSLGKFTRNAVSSERWISAIQRWSEEKSMPEDTILTEHLALWLSWHLLGQGRWPTTRRLMVWGLLRKLAPYASARHLPRGGHELDSYCVKRVAHYAELAIMAVHLYRTVTPSVLGDAERMAKSLRTAFANELQASDWLRGEPRKTALRKIAAMRMIIGFPKGLSRTEQLDEYYAQLPDLSSRQFLWSWLELMRFQQLKRRSSSVVEADALRVGKVNAYYSYGNRVWMSAGLIQAPIYFNHAPDAYNFGSLGQAIGHEIMHAYDVGGRNVDDEGRRRDWWSNETNFRYQENALCIRHSHEQVLKQRTWLLRGELDSENLADFAGASAAIRAYSALPPGRRLLTVPGFRPDQLFFVAQCVKWCAPLDSYRPGSWHGRARSRCIVPLMHMRRFSKAFRCAKGAYMNPKKKCRFW